The Mycobacterium seoulense genome has a window encoding:
- a CDS encoding NUDIX hydrolase, with protein MQGDGDGWVVSDSGGHYWGRYGAAGLLLRAPRPDGAPAVLLQHRAVWSHQGGTWGLPGGARDSHETPEETAVREAHEEAGLDGELLTVRSTVVTAEVAGLGGARWTYTTVVADATELLQTVPNGESAEMRWVAEDEVAGLPLHPGFAASWHRLRTATALVPLERTDERRRHLPRTVEIEDGVFVWCVPGEADHAPLHPRINSLLQALT; from the coding sequence GTGCAGGGCGACGGCGACGGTTGGGTGGTTTCCGACAGCGGCGGCCACTACTGGGGCCGCTACGGCGCGGCGGGTCTGCTGCTGCGGGCCCCGCGGCCGGACGGCGCGCCCGCGGTGCTGCTGCAGCATCGGGCGGTGTGGAGCCACCAGGGCGGGACCTGGGGCCTGCCGGGCGGTGCCCGCGACAGCCACGAGACTCCGGAGGAGACCGCGGTGCGCGAGGCGCACGAGGAGGCGGGCCTGGACGGCGAGCTGCTGACCGTGCGGTCGACGGTGGTCACGGCCGAGGTCGCGGGGCTCGGCGGCGCACGCTGGACCTACACCACGGTCGTCGCCGACGCCACCGAGTTGCTGCAGACCGTTCCCAACGGGGAGAGCGCCGAGATGCGCTGGGTCGCCGAGGACGAGGTGGCCGGGCTGCCACTGCATCCCGGCTTCGCGGCGAGCTGGCACCGGCTGCGCACGGCCACGGCGCTGGTGCCGCTGGAGCGCACGGACGAGCGGCGCCGGCACCTGCCCCGCACCGTCGAGATCGAGGACGGAGTGTTCGTCTGGTGTGTTCCGGGCGAGGCCGATCACGCGCCCCTGCATCCCCGGATCAACTCGCTGCTGCAAGCGCTGACCTGA
- a CDS encoding serine/threonine-protein kinase PknG, producing the protein MTDPDDIEQPESGSEDVNPGTQPPDTQGGGATTGRIQATQALFRPDFDDDDDFPHISLGTPDSEPHDRVTIGTRVLPPVRHLGGGLVEIPRVRDIDPLEALMTNPVVPEAKRFCWNCGKPVGRSGKKGKGTSEGWCPACGSAYSFLPQLNPGDIVANQYEVKGCIAHGGLGWVYLAVDHNVNDRPVVLKGLVHSGDAEAQAIAMAERQFLAEVVHPQIVQIFNFVEHKDRNGNPVGYIVMEYIGGQPLKHGKDNKLPVAEAIAYLLEILPALTYLHSIGLVYNDLKPENIMLTEEQLKLIDLGAVSRINSFGYLYGTPGFQAPEIVRTGPTVATDIYTVGRTLAALTVNLPTRNGRYVDGLPEDDPVLQTYDSFRRLLRRAIDPDPRRRFAGTEEMSAQLMGVLREVVAQDTGVPRPGLSTIFSPSRSTFGVDLLVAHTDVYLDGQVHSERLTAREIVTALQVPLVDPTDVAASVLQATVLSQPVQTLDSLRAARHGTLDAEGVEVSESIELPLMEVRALLDLGDVAKATRKLDDLAERVGWQWRLVWYRAVAEVLTGDYDSASTHFTEVLDTFPGELAPKLALAATAELAGNVDDQKYYQTVWKTNDGVISAAFGLARWLSAEGDRAAAVDTLDEVPPTSRHFTTARLTSAVTLLSGRTKSEISEEDIRDAARRVEALPPTEPRVLQIRALVLGCAMDWLEDNKASTNHILGFPFTEHGLRLGVEAALRNLARVAPTQRHRYALVDMANKVRPTSTF; encoded by the coding sequence ATGACCGACCCGGACGACATCGAACAGCCGGAGTCCGGCTCCGAAGACGTGAACCCGGGCACCCAACCACCCGACACGCAGGGCGGCGGCGCGACGACCGGGCGCATCCAGGCCACCCAGGCGCTGTTCCGTCCCGACTTCGACGATGACGACGACTTCCCGCACATCTCGCTCGGTACCCCGGACAGCGAACCGCACGACCGGGTGACGATCGGGACGCGGGTGCTGCCACCGGTCAGGCACCTCGGCGGCGGCCTGGTCGAGATCCCGCGGGTGCGCGACATCGACCCGCTCGAGGCCCTGATGACCAACCCGGTGGTGCCGGAGGCCAAGCGGTTCTGCTGGAACTGCGGCAAGCCGGTCGGCCGGTCCGGCAAGAAGGGCAAGGGCACGTCGGAGGGCTGGTGCCCCGCCTGCGGCAGCGCGTATTCGTTTCTGCCACAGCTGAATCCGGGAGACATCGTCGCCAACCAGTACGAGGTCAAGGGCTGCATCGCGCACGGCGGCCTGGGCTGGGTGTATCTGGCGGTCGACCACAACGTCAACGACCGGCCGGTGGTCCTCAAGGGCCTGGTGCACTCCGGTGACGCCGAGGCGCAGGCGATCGCGATGGCCGAACGGCAGTTCCTCGCCGAGGTGGTCCACCCACAGATCGTGCAGATCTTCAACTTCGTCGAGCACAAGGACCGCAACGGCAACCCGGTCGGCTACATCGTCATGGAGTACATCGGCGGGCAGCCGCTCAAGCACGGCAAGGACAACAAGCTGCCCGTCGCCGAGGCCATCGCCTACCTGCTGGAGATCCTGCCCGCGCTGACCTACCTGCACTCGATCGGTTTGGTCTACAACGACCTCAAGCCGGAGAACATCATGCTCACCGAGGAACAGCTCAAGCTGATCGACCTGGGCGCGGTGTCGCGGATCAACTCGTTCGGCTACCTCTACGGCACCCCCGGCTTCCAGGCGCCGGAGATCGTGCGCACCGGCCCGACGGTCGCCACCGACATCTACACCGTCGGCCGCACTCTCGCGGCGCTCACGGTGAACCTGCCCACCCGCAACGGCCGCTACGTCGACGGCCTGCCCGAAGACGACCCCGTGCTGCAAACCTACGACTCGTTCCGCCGGTTGCTGCGCCGGGCCATCGACCCCGACCCGCGGCGCCGGTTCGCCGGCACCGAGGAGATGTCCGCCCAGCTGATGGGCGTGTTGCGCGAGGTGGTGGCCCAGGACACCGGGGTGCCGCGGCCCGGGCTGTCGACCATCTTCAGCCCCAGCCGCTCGACATTCGGGGTGGACCTGCTGGTCGCGCACACCGACGTCTACCTGGACGGCCAGGTGCATTCGGAGCGGCTGACGGCCCGCGAGATCGTGACCGCGCTGCAGGTGCCGCTGGTCGATCCAACCGACGTCGCCGCCTCCGTGCTGCAGGCGACGGTGCTCTCCCAGCCGGTGCAGACGCTGGATTCGTTGCGCGCGGCCCGCCACGGCACGCTGGACGCCGAGGGCGTCGAGGTGTCCGAGTCGATCGAGCTGCCGCTGATGGAGGTCCGCGCGCTGCTGGACCTCGGTGACGTGGCCAAGGCCACCAGGAAGCTGGACGACCTGGCCGAGCGGGTGGGCTGGCAATGGCGACTGGTCTGGTACCGGGCCGTCGCCGAGGTCCTCACCGGCGACTACGACTCCGCCTCAACGCATTTCACCGAGGTGCTGGACACCTTCCCGGGGGAGCTGGCGCCCAAGCTCGCGTTGGCGGCCACCGCCGAGCTGGCCGGGAACGTCGACGATCAGAAGTACTACCAAACGGTGTGGAAGACCAACGACGGGGTGATCTCGGCCGCCTTCGGTCTGGCCAGATGGCTGTCCGCCGAGGGTGATCGGGCCGCCGCCGTGGACACGCTCGACGAAGTCCCGCCCACCTCAAGGCATTTCACCACCGCGCGGCTGACCAGTGCGGTGACCCTGCTGTCCGGGCGGACCAAGAGCGAGATCAGCGAGGAGGACATCCGCGACGCCGCCCGCCGCGTGGAGGCGCTGCCGCCCACCGAACCACGCGTGTTGCAGATCCGCGCGCTGGTGCTGGGCTGCGCGATGGACTGGCTGGAGGACAACAAGGCCAGCACCAACCACATCCTCGGCTTCCCGTTCACCGAGCACGGGCTGCGGCTCGGCGTCGAGGCCGCGCTGCGCAACCTGGCCCGGGTCGCGCCCACCCAACGCCACCGCTACGCGCTGGTGGACATGGCGAACAAGGTGCGTCCGACGAGCACGTTCTAG
- a CDS encoding acetate kinase, translating to MASADRVVLVINSGSSSLKYQLVDPDSGAARATGNVERIGEESSPIRDHDAALRQAFDTLSEQGIDLRACGLVAVGHRVVHGGNTFYKPTRVDDAVIGKLDELSELAPLHNPPAIKGIEVARKLLPEFTHIAVFDTAFFHDMPPAAATYAIDRGVAERWQIRRYGFHGTSHRYVSQQAAAFLERPPRSLKQIVLHLGNGCSASAIAGTRPLDTSMGLTPLEGLVMGTRSGDIDPSIVSYLCHTANMSVDEVESMLNQRSGMLGLSGERDFRRLRTMIESGDGAAQLAYSVFTHRLRKYIGAYLAVLGHTDVITFTGGIGENDAAVRRDALAGLEELGVVLDERRNLGGGKGARQISAEESPIAVLVIPTNEELAIARDCVSALGG from the coding sequence GTGGCTAGCGCCGACCGGGTTGTGCTGGTGATCAACTCGGGCTCGTCCTCGCTGAAATACCAGTTGGTCGACCCCGACTCCGGCGCGGCCCGCGCGACCGGCAACGTCGAACGGATCGGGGAGGAGTCCTCACCGATCCGTGACCACGACGCCGCGCTGCGTCAAGCGTTCGACACGCTGTCCGAGCAGGGCATCGACCTGCGCGCCTGCGGGCTGGTGGCGGTGGGCCACCGAGTCGTGCACGGCGGCAACACCTTCTACAAGCCCACGCGGGTGGATGACGCGGTGATCGGCAAGCTCGACGAATTGTCGGAACTGGCGCCGCTGCACAATCCGCCGGCGATCAAGGGGATCGAGGTGGCGCGCAAGCTGCTGCCCGAGTTTACGCACATCGCGGTGTTCGACACCGCGTTCTTCCACGACATGCCGCCGGCGGCCGCGACCTATGCCATCGACCGCGGGGTGGCCGAGCGCTGGCAGATCCGCCGGTACGGCTTCCACGGCACGTCGCACCGGTACGTGAGCCAGCAGGCCGCCGCCTTTTTGGAGCGGCCGCCGCGGAGCCTGAAACAGATTGTGCTGCATCTGGGTAACGGCTGCTCGGCGTCGGCGATCGCCGGCACCCGGCCCCTGGACACCTCGATGGGTCTGACGCCGCTGGAGGGCCTGGTGATGGGCACCCGCAGCGGTGACATCGACCCCAGCATCGTCAGCTACCTCTGCCACACCGCGAACATGAGCGTCGACGAGGTCGAGTCCATGCTCAACCAGCGGTCGGGGATGCTGGGCCTGTCCGGCGAGCGCGACTTCCGGCGGCTGCGCACCATGATCGAATCCGGCGACGGCGCAGCGCAATTGGCCTACAGCGTGTTCACCCACCGGCTGCGCAAGTACATCGGCGCCTACCTGGCGGTGCTCGGGCACACCGACGTCATCACCTTCACCGGCGGGATCGGGGAGAACGACGCGGCGGTGCGTCGCGACGCGCTGGCCGGCCTGGAGGAGCTGGGCGTGGTGCTCGACGAGCGCCGCAACCTCGGCGGCGGCAAGGGCGCGCGGCAGATCTCCGCCGAGGAGTCCCCGATCGCCGTGCTGGTGATCCCGACCAACGAGGAGCTGGCGATCGCCCGCGACTGCGTCAGCGCCCTGGGCGGTTAA
- the glnX gene encoding protein kinase G-activating protein GlnX produces the protein MTVELAHPSTEPRGSRSPAEPAHPRWWFISTTPGRILSIGIVLAVLGGICAFATSTTINHRQQVLTTVLNHTEPLSFAAGRLYTTLSVADAAAATAFIAEAEPPPVRQRYEQAITDASVAVTRASSGLTDEPLVQLLGRINAELAVYTGLIEIARTNNREGNPVGSSYLSEASGLMQSTILPDAAQLYQATSERVDAETTASTQIPAPVILVVTATAVFGIFAHRWLARRTRRRINPGLVVGGLAILVMVVWVGTALTISTAASRSAKDTAADSLRIVTNVAITAQQARADETLSLIRRGDEEKRKQSFYQRIDAMHSQLDQYMARSDAVDKPDLQGADQLLLRWRQANDRISSYISVGNYRAATQVALGSSEDDSTPAFDKLEDQLVKAIDQSRTRLRNDVLNARSGLSGAQVGGVVLSLGAAVAVALGLWPRLREYR, from the coding sequence GTGACGGTTGAGCTGGCGCACCCGTCGACAGAGCCGCGGGGGTCGCGGTCGCCGGCCGAGCCAGCCCATCCACGCTGGTGGTTCATCTCCACCACGCCGGGGCGGATCCTGAGCATCGGAATCGTCCTGGCGGTGCTGGGCGGCATCTGCGCCTTCGCCACGTCGACGACGATCAACCACCGCCAGCAGGTGCTCACCACCGTGCTCAACCACACCGAGCCGCTGTCGTTCGCCGCCGGACGGCTGTACACCACCCTGTCGGTGGCCGACGCGGCGGCGGCCACCGCGTTCATCGCCGAAGCCGAGCCCCCGCCCGTCCGGCAGCGCTACGAGCAGGCCATCACCGACGCGTCGGTGGCGGTGACCCGGGCGTCGAGCGGGCTGACGGACGAACCGCTGGTGCAACTGTTGGGCCGGATCAACGCCGAACTGGCCGTCTACACCGGCCTGATCGAAATCGCGCGGACCAACAACCGGGAGGGCAACCCGGTCGGGTCGTCGTATCTGTCGGAGGCCTCGGGCCTGATGCAATCGACGATCCTGCCGGACGCCGCGCAGCTGTATCAGGCGACGTCGGAGCGGGTGGACGCGGAGACCACGGCCTCCACGCAGATCCCGGCGCCGGTCATCCTGGTGGTCACCGCCACCGCGGTCTTCGGCATCTTCGCCCATCGCTGGCTGGCCAGGCGCACCCGGCGTCGAATCAACCCGGGCCTGGTCGTCGGCGGCCTCGCTATCCTCGTCATGGTGGTGTGGGTCGGAACCGCGCTGACCATCTCCACGGCCGCCAGCCGTAGCGCCAAGGACACCGCCGCCGACTCGCTGCGAATCGTGACCAACGTCGCGATCACCGCGCAGCAGGCGCGGGCGGACGAGACGCTGTCGCTGATCCGTCGTGGGGACGAGGAGAAGCGCAAGCAATCGTTCTATCAGCGCATCGACGCCATGCACTCCCAGCTCGACCAGTACATGGCCCGCAGCGACGCCGTCGACAAGCCCGACCTGCAGGGCGCAGACCAGCTGCTGCTGCGCTGGCGCCAGGCCAACGACCGGATCAGCTCCTACATCTCGGTGGGCAACTACCGGGCCGCCACGCAGGTCGCGCTGGGCAGCAGCGAAGACGACTCCACCCCGGCGTTCGACAAGCTCGAGGACCAGCTGGTGAAGGCCATCGACCAGAGCCGCACCCGCCTGCGCAACGACGTCCTCAACGCGCGCAGCGGCCTGTCCGGCGCGCAGGTCGGCGGCGTGGTGCTCAGCCTCGGCGCGGCCGTCGCGGTGGCGCTGGGCCTGTGGCCCCGGCTGAGAGAGTATCGATGA
- a CDS encoding DUF559 domain-containing protein: MCDRTGVERGEPFIGSEALESRVLNRHQLRARYRAVFPNVYVSDDARLSLERRISAAWLWSGRTATIVGAAAARLHGTEWIPDDVPIELNHTNTRPPRGVLTRRDRLLDGETQVMGRYAVSTPERTAFDIGRRGAVRSAVARLDALARATGVKVDDVLRMAKCHPGSPGLRRLETALRLVDAGAQSPRESYLRLLLIDAGLPRPRTQIPVLGADGIPVAFLDLGWEEHLVAVEYDGDQHRTDRRQYVKDIRRLEMLEQMGWVVVRVVAEDRPAAVVRRVRAALAASSVRSRL, from the coding sequence ATGTGCGACCGTACCGGCGTGGAACGAGGCGAACCGTTTATCGGCAGCGAGGCCCTGGAGTCGCGCGTGTTGAACCGCCATCAACTGCGGGCGCGTTATCGCGCGGTCTTCCCGAACGTTTACGTGTCCGACGACGCCCGTCTGTCGCTCGAGCGGCGAATCTCCGCGGCTTGGCTGTGGTCTGGGCGGACGGCGACGATCGTGGGAGCGGCCGCCGCCAGATTGCATGGCACCGAATGGATTCCCGACGATGTGCCGATCGAGTTGAACCACACCAACACCCGTCCACCCCGGGGCGTGCTGACGCGGCGCGATCGATTACTGGACGGCGAAACGCAGGTCATGGGCCGCTACGCCGTCTCCACACCCGAGCGAACCGCCTTCGACATCGGCCGGCGCGGGGCCGTGCGCTCGGCCGTGGCGCGCCTGGACGCGTTGGCCAGGGCGACGGGTGTCAAGGTCGACGACGTACTGCGGATGGCGAAGTGCCATCCCGGCTCCCCGGGCTTGCGGCGGCTGGAAACCGCGCTGCGACTGGTCGACGCCGGCGCCCAGTCGCCCAGGGAGAGCTATCTGCGGCTGCTCCTCATCGATGCGGGACTGCCGCGTCCGCGGACCCAGATACCGGTGCTCGGTGCCGACGGCATCCCGGTCGCCTTCCTGGATTTGGGCTGGGAGGAGCACCTGGTCGCCGTCGAGTACGACGGCGACCAACACCGCACGGACAGAAGGCAATACGTCAAGGACATCCGGCGGCTCGAAATGCTCGAGCAGATGGGGTGGGTCGTCGTGCGGGTGGTCGCCGAGGACCGTCCCGCCGCTGTCGTGCGCCGGGTTCGCGCCGCGCTGGCCGCATCGAGTGTGCGTTCGCGGCTTTGA
- a CDS encoding glutamate ABC transporter substrate-binding protein has protein sequence MTTRPARLRRAGAVLATAAVLAGCAHTESLTVANVPTLPPPTPVGMQQLPPEPPLPADDPSQGCDLTASLRPFPTKAQADAAVADIRARGRLIVGLDIGSNLFSFRDPITGEITGFDVDIAGEIARDIFGAPSHVEYRILSSDERVTALQSSEVDVVVKTMTITCERRKQVNFSTVYLDANQRILAPRDSSIAKVSDLSGKRVCVAKGTTSLHRIRQIDPPPIVVSVVNWADCLVAMQQREIDAVSTDDSILAGLVEEDPYLHIVGPNMATQPYGIGVNLNNTPLVRFVNGTLERIRRDGTWNTLYRKWLTVLGPAPAPPTPRYSD, from the coding sequence ATGACGACGCGGCCGGCCCGGTTGCGCCGGGCGGGCGCCGTGCTCGCCACGGCGGCCGTGCTGGCCGGGTGTGCGCACACCGAATCGCTGACCGTGGCCAACGTGCCGACGCTGCCGCCGCCGACGCCGGTCGGCATGCAGCAGCTGCCGCCGGAGCCGCCGCTGCCGGCGGACGACCCGAGCCAGGGCTGCGACCTGACGGCGAGCCTGCGGCCCTTCCCCACCAAGGCGCAGGCGGACGCCGCGGTGGCCGACATCCGCGCCCGCGGCCGGCTGATCGTCGGGCTCGACATCGGCAGCAACCTGTTCAGCTTCCGCGACCCGATCACCGGTGAGATCACCGGTTTCGACGTCGACATCGCCGGGGAGATCGCGCGCGACATCTTCGGCGCCCCGTCGCACGTGGAATACCGCATCCTGTCGTCCGACGAGCGCGTCACCGCGCTGCAGAGCTCCGAGGTCGACGTGGTGGTCAAGACCATGACCATCACCTGCGAGCGGCGCAAGCAGGTCAACTTCTCGACCGTCTACCTCGATGCCAACCAGCGCATCCTGGCCCCACGGGACTCGTCCATCGCCAAGGTGAGCGACCTGTCCGGCAAGCGGGTCTGCGTGGCGAAGGGCACCACGTCGCTGCACCGGATCCGCCAGATCGACCCGCCGCCGATCGTGGTGTCGGTGGTCAACTGGGCGGACTGCCTGGTGGCGATGCAGCAGCGCGAGATCGACGCCGTCAGCACCGACGACTCGATCCTGGCCGGGCTGGTCGAAGAGGACCCCTACCTGCACATCGTGGGGCCCAACATGGCCACCCAGCCCTACGGCATCGGGGTCAATCTCAACAACACGCCACTGGTCCGGTTCGTCAACGGCACACTGGAGCGGATCCGCCGGGACGGCACGTGGAACACGTTGTACCGCAAGTGGTTGACGGTGCTCGGGCCCGCTCCCGCCCCGCCCACGCCGAGGTATTCCGACTGA
- the thiE gene encoding thiamine phosphate synthase, whose protein sequence is MHQRVSRLAAARLYLCTDARRERGDLAQFADAALAGGVDIIQLRDKGSPGEQRFGPLEARDELAACEVLADAARRHGALFAVNDRADIARAAGADVLHLGQGDLPLDVARGIVGPDMLLGLSSHDADQAAAAAAGAPDYFCVGPCWPTPTKPGRTAPGLGLVRAAANLRTAKPWFAIGGIDEQRLPEVLAAGARRIVVVRAITAASDPRAAAHRLRSALAAAS, encoded by the coding sequence GTGCATCAGCGAGTTTCCCGGCTGGCCGCGGCGCGGCTGTATCTCTGCACCGACGCGCGCCGGGAGCGTGGCGATTTGGCCCAGTTCGCCGATGCCGCCCTGGCCGGCGGCGTCGACATCATCCAGCTGCGCGACAAGGGGTCCCCCGGTGAGCAGCGGTTCGGGCCCCTCGAGGCGCGCGACGAGCTGGCCGCGTGCGAGGTGCTGGCCGACGCCGCCCGGCGACACGGCGCCCTGTTCGCTGTCAACGACCGGGCGGACATCGCCCGCGCGGCCGGCGCAGACGTGCTGCACCTGGGCCAGGGCGACCTGCCCCTGGACGTCGCGCGCGGGATCGTCGGCCCGGACATGCTGCTCGGCCTGTCCAGCCACGACGCCGACCAGGCCGCCGCGGCGGCCGCCGGCGCGCCTGACTACTTCTGCGTCGGCCCCTGCTGGCCCACCCCGACCAAGCCGGGGCGCACGGCGCCGGGCCTGGGCCTGGTGCGGGCCGCCGCGAACCTGCGCACCGCGAAGCCGTGGTTCGCCATCGGTGGGATCGACGAGCAGCGGCTGCCCGAGGTGCTCGCGGCCGGCGCCCGCCGCATCGTGGTGGTCCGCGCGATCACCGCGGCCTCCGACCCACGGGCCGCGGCGCATCGGCTCAGGTCAGCGCTTGCAGCAGCGAGTTGA
- the pta gene encoding phosphate acetyltransferase — protein sequence MPEPSAIYIAAPEPETGKSTIALALLHRLTATVARVGVFRPITRVTDGKDRDYILDLLLRHTTAGLSYEQCVGVTYQQLHGDNDAAIATIVDAYHAMADDCDAVVIVGSDYTDVARPAELSVNARIAVNLGAPVLLTVSGRGRTPDEVARVVEACLAELAVQRAHAAAVVANRCEPARLGEVAEALEAFTQRSYVLPEEPLLSAPTVAELERAVNGTPVSGEASLREREVTDVLVAGMTADHVLERLGDGMAVITPGDRSDVVLAVASAHGAEGFPSLSCIVLNGGFQLHPSIAALVAGLRLRLPIIATTLGTYDAASAAAAARGRVTANSQRKIDTALELMDRYVDISDLLEQLAIPIPTVTTPQMFIHRLTLQARSDRKHIVLPEGDDDRILKSAGRVLQRRVADLTVLGDEAQIRQRSGELGVDLDGAQVIDPRTSELRFRFADQYAELRKAKGVTVEHAREIMRDATYFGTMLVYNGMVDGMVSGAAHTTAHTVRPAFEIIKTVPDVSTVSSIFLMCLPDRVLAYGDCAIIPNPTPEQLADIAISSARTAAQFGIEPRVAMLSYSTGASGTGADVEKVRKATELVRQRAPQLPVEGPIQYDAAIEPSVAATKLRDSPVAGRATVLVFPDLNTGNNTYKAVQRSAGAIAIGPVLQGLRKPVNDLSRGALVEDIVNTIAITAIQAQGIRG from the coding sequence ACCGGCTCACCGCGACCGTCGCCAGGGTCGGCGTGTTCCGGCCCATCACGCGGGTCACCGACGGCAAGGATCGCGACTACATCCTGGACCTGCTGCTGCGGCACACCACCGCGGGCCTGTCCTACGAGCAGTGCGTCGGCGTGACGTACCAGCAGCTGCACGGCGACAACGACGCCGCGATCGCCACCATCGTCGACGCCTATCACGCGATGGCCGACGACTGCGACGCGGTGGTGATCGTCGGCAGCGACTACACCGACGTCGCGCGGCCCGCCGAGCTCTCGGTCAACGCCCGGATCGCCGTCAACCTCGGCGCCCCCGTGCTGCTCACGGTCAGCGGCCGGGGCCGCACCCCCGACGAGGTGGCGCGCGTCGTGGAGGCGTGCCTGGCCGAGCTGGCCGTCCAGCGCGCGCACGCCGCGGCGGTGGTGGCCAACCGCTGCGAGCCGGCCCGGCTGGGCGAGGTTGCCGAGGCGCTGGAGGCCTTCACCCAGCGCAGCTACGTGCTGCCCGAGGAGCCGCTGCTGTCCGCGCCGACGGTGGCCGAACTCGAACGGGCGGTCAACGGAACGCCGGTCAGCGGTGAGGCTTCGCTGCGGGAGCGTGAGGTCACCGACGTGCTGGTCGCCGGGATGACCGCCGACCACGTCCTGGAACGCCTGGGCGACGGCATGGCGGTCATCACCCCCGGCGACCGTTCCGACGTGGTGCTCGCCGTGGCCAGTGCCCATGGGGCCGAAGGCTTTCCGTCGCTGTCGTGCATCGTGCTCAACGGTGGCTTCCAGCTCCACCCGTCCATCGCGGCGTTGGTCGCCGGGCTGCGGCTGCGGCTGCCCATCATCGCCACCACGCTGGGCACCTACGACGCCGCCAGCGCGGCCGCCGCCGCCCGGGGCCGCGTCACGGCGAACTCGCAGCGCAAGATCGACACCGCGCTGGAGCTGATGGACCGCTACGTCGACATCTCGGACCTCTTGGAGCAGCTTGCCATTCCGATACCCACCGTGACCACACCGCAGATGTTCATCCACCGGCTGACGCTGCAGGCGCGTTCGGACCGCAAGCACATCGTGCTGCCCGAGGGCGACGACGACCGCATCCTCAAGTCGGCCGGCCGCGTGCTGCAGCGCCGCGTCGCCGACCTCACCGTGCTGGGCGACGAGGCGCAGATCCGCCAGCGTTCGGGGGAACTCGGCGTCGACCTCGACGGCGCGCAGGTGATCGACCCGCGCACCAGCGAGCTGCGCTTCCGGTTCGCCGACCAGTACGCCGAATTGCGCAAGGCCAAGGGCGTCACCGTCGAGCATGCCCGCGAGATCATGCGCGACGCAACCTATTTCGGCACCATGTTGGTGTACAACGGCATGGTCGACGGCATGGTGTCCGGCGCCGCGCACACCACGGCGCACACCGTTCGGCCCGCGTTCGAGATCATCAAGACCGTGCCCGACGTCTCCACGGTGTCCAGCATCTTCCTGATGTGCCTGCCCGATCGCGTGCTGGCGTACGGCGACTGCGCGATCATCCCGAACCCGACGCCCGAGCAGCTCGCCGACATCGCCATCTCCTCCGCGCGCACCGCGGCGCAGTTCGGCATCGAACCGCGGGTCGCGATGCTGTCATACTCCACCGGGGCGTCGGGCACCGGCGCGGACGTCGAGAAGGTCAGGAAGGCAACGGAACTGGTTCGGCAAAGGGCGCCGCAGCTGCCCGTCGAGGGACCCATCCAGTACGACGCCGCGATAGAACCGTCCGTCGCGGCCACCAAGCTGCGCGACTCACCGGTGGCCGGGCGCGCCACGGTGCTGGTCTTCCCCGACCTCAACACCGGTAACAACACCTACAAGGCCGTCCAGCGCAGCGCCGGGGCGATCGCGATCGGGCCGGTGCTGCAGGGCTTGCGCAAGCCGGTGAACGACCTGTCCCGCGGCGCCCTGGTCGAGGACATCGTGAATACCATCGCCATCACCGCGATTCAGGCCCAGGGCATCCGTGGCTAG